In Halopiger aswanensis, the DNA window CGTCGCCTCGATGTCGTCCATCATCGCGTTGAACTCGGCGGCGATGGTCGCCATCGCTTCGCTCTCGTCATCGGGCTCGAGCCGGCGGGTGAGGTCGCCGGCGGCGCAGGCCCGCATCGCCTCGCCGTAGTCGTCGGCGGTTTCCTCGAGGCGTCGGGAGAACGCCTCTGATTCGGAGCGTGCGCGTTCGGCTTCTTCGCGAGCCTGCTCGGCGTCTGCCAGTGCCGACTCGGCTCGCTCCCGCTCCCGTTCGGCCTCCTCGAGGCGGTCGCGCAGCGAGCGGCGCATCCGGTCGATCGAGCGGTGGAGCTCGCCGAGTTCGTCGCTGCGGTCGGATTCGACCGGCTCCGCGAGGTCGCCGTCCTCGATGGCTGCTGCCCGCTCGGAGAGGTGCCGGAGCGAGCCGGCGGTGTTTCGTCCGACGGTCGCGCCGAGCAACAGCATGCTCCCGAAGACGACGCCGATCATCAGGAGGATCTGATTCGAGATGTCCGACTGCAGCGAGTAGGCCTCGCTGGCGGGCACCCGAGTCGTCAGCGTCCAGTCCCGCTGGTCGGTCTCGAGGGTCGCGTAGCCGGCGACGGTCTCGGTGTCGCCCGCGTCGAACGACGTCGTGCCGGCGTCGCCTTCGATCGCCGTCGGATCGAGCGCGTCGTCCTGTAACAGTAACGAACGGTCTCCGGCGAGGACGACCGTCCCCGACTGGTCGACGACGACCACGTCGTCGGTCGCGTCCGTCCCGATCATGTACCGCGAGAGCGACTCGAGACCGATGACGCCGACGACCGCGTGGCCGGAGCCGCCGGGCACCTTGCTGACGACGAGCATCGCCGAGCGTCCGTCCTCGGCCTCGAACGGCTCGGAGAAGGCGACCTGCGACGACCCCTCGAGCGCGGTGGCGATCCGCTCGTCGACCGGGTCGCGTACGTTTCCGTCCTCGAGAAGCGCGTCCGTCCCGGACTGGGCGTCGACCGCGCCCGTCTCGGTATCGACGTAGTAGGCGCCGTCGAACGCCGTCCGGTCCGTCATGCGGTGGAGCGAATCGGCGACGACGATCCGGTCGTCGTTCCGAAACGCCGTCGACCGCGCGAGTGATTCGACGTATCGTTCGGTCGAGCCAAACCAGGTGTCGAGCCGCGTCGCGTCCTTCTGTGCGTCGGAAACGAGTTGGGACTCGACGTCGTCCTCGAGTTCTGCCCCCGTGTGGGCGTAGATGATGCCGCCGAAGACTCCAACGACGAGTACAACGACGACCAGTGCGGCGACGAAGCGAAGCGCGTAGCGGCGGCGAACACCCGGAACGAACTCCCACGGATTCAACGTCATCTGTCTGAGGATTCGACAGTCCCTACATGTACGTTGGTAAGAGTGTTCCGTAGTGCTATATATCGGACCGGAGACGTACCTATTCGTCCGAACGACCGTAAGACGGTCCCCAATCGGACCAGTCCGAACCGCTGAAATACCGCGCGCCCATATTCGGCTACTGTGTCGAAGCAGGTTCAGCAGGTCGAAACGATCTTCTGCCACGAGACGGGTGACGATTACCTGATCGTCGTCCAGCGCGACGGCGAGCGGCTGTTCCGGGCGAAGCTCGTCCTCTCCGAGACGTCGGCCGGTCCCCGGCCCGCCAAGTTCCGCCTCAAGCAGGGCTCGAGCGAGGAGCCCCGCCAGCCCGACGAGTTCATCGAACTCGCCCGCCGCGCCAAGCGAATCCGTATTTCCGAACAGACCTCCCCCGAGAAACGCCGCGAGTTCACCGAGATGCTCGCGGGCTACCAGCTCGAGGATAAGGCCAAGGCCGTCCGGACCTGCCGGTACTGCGCCTCCGCGGGCCGGTACTCGCCGATCACGACCGAGACCGCCGTCAAGGACGACAACGACTGGATCTGTCAGGACTGTGCGCGTCAGGAACTCGAGCGCCAGCTGTCGTTCTCGGGCGGCGGCGCGGTCACCGGCGCCGCCAAGGAGCGCCTGGAGGACCTCATGCTCGAGGTCCAGGACTTAGAGCGGATCGTCAACCTGCTCAAGGGCCAACTCGATCCCGACTTAACGAAGTTCGATACGATCTCGGCGACGACCGACGAGATCGACCCCGTGCCGGTCGACTCGCTGAACCTCCATCCGGGCCTGCAGAACCTGCTCGAGGACCGGTTCGAAACCCTGCTGCCCGTCCAGAGCCTTTCGGTCGAGAACGGCCTCTTCGACGGCGACGACCAGATGGTCGTCTCCGCGACGGCGACCGGGAAGACGCTGGTCGGCGAGATGGCCGGCATCAACCGCGTCCTGAACGGGAAGGGGAAGATGCTCTTCCTCGTCCCGCTCGTGGCGCTGGCCAACCAGAAGTACGAGGACTTCCAGGACGAGTACGGCCACCTCGTCGACGTCTCCATCCGCGTCGGCGCGAGCCGGATCGCCGACAACGGCAACCAGTTCGACCCCAACGCCGACGTCATCGTCGGCACCTACGAGGGGATCGACCACGCCCTGCGGACGGGCAAGGACATGGGCGACATCGGGACCGTCGTCATCGACGAGGTTCACACCTTAAAGGAAGAAGACCGGGGCCACCGACTCGACGGCCTCATTTCGCGGCTCAAGTACACCTGCGAGCAGCGCGCCAAGCGCCGCGACGACTACGGCGGCGCCCAGTGGATCTACCTCTCGGCGACCGTCGGCAACCCCGAACAACTCGCGGACGCCCTCGAGTCGAAACTCATCGAGTTCGAGGAGCGCCCGGTGCCGATCGAGCGCCACGTCACCTTCGCCGACGGACAGGAGAAGGTCCGTATCGAGAACAAACTCGTCAAACGCGAGTTCGACACCAAATCCTCGAAGGGGTATCGCGGCCAGACGATCATCTTCACCAACTCCCGGCGGCGGTGTCACGAGATTTCGCGCAAGTTGGAGTACTCCTCCGCGCCGTACCACGCCGGTCTGGACTACAAGCGCCGGAAGAAAGTCGAACGCCAGTTCGGCGAGCAGGAGCTGTCGGCTGTCGTCACGACCGCCGCGCTCGCGGCCGGCGTGGACTTCCCCGCCTCGCAGGTCGTCTTCGACTCGCTGGCGATGGGCATCGAGTGGCTCTCCGTCCAGGAGTTCCACCAGATGCTCGGCCGCGCGGGTCGCCCCGACTACCACGACAAGGGGAAGGTGTACGTCCTCGTCGAGCCCGACTGCGCCTACCACAACTCGATGGAGGGGACCGAGGACGAGATCGCGTTCAAGCTCCTGAAGGGGGAGATGGAGTCGGTGATGACCCACTACGACGAGGCCGCCGCCGTCGAGGAGACGCTGGCGAACATCGCCGTCGGCGGCAAGACCGCGAAGGCGTTAAACGACCGCATGCTCGGCGAGGTGCCGACGAAACACGCCATCGGCAAGCTCCTGCAGTACGACTTCATCGACGGCTTCGAGCCGACCCCGCTGGGCCAGGTCGTCACTCAACACTTCCTCGAGCCCGGCGAGGCCTTCACCCTCGTCGACGGCATCCGGAAGGACGCCCACCCCTACGACCTCGTCGCCGACATCGAGCTTCGGGACGACGATCTCTGAGCGGCGTCAGTCCTCTTCGCTCTCGTGGTTGCTCTTGCTCTCGAGTCGGTTCAATTCGGGTGACTCTTCGGGGCTCGAGGCGGCCAGCAAGTTCTGGAGGTACCGCATTCCGGTGGCGATGGCCATCACGCTGTCCATCAGCGCCTGCTGGGACGCGCCGTCGGGGTAGATCCGGTGTTCCATCTGGAGCGTCTCGGCCTCGCGCAGTTCGCAGCCCCGGCTCTCCTCGTCGAGGAACGTGTAGAAACCGGGTGTCGTCGCGAGCACCGGGCCGATCTGACTCAACAGTTCCGCGCGCTGTTCGTCGTCGCGCACGAGCCGTCTGGCCCGCTCGCTGTCGAGGCCGCTGCGGCCGACGACCCGGATCGGCCCCTTCGGCTCCTCCTTGATGAGATGGATCGGCAGGCTCGAGAGAGTCACTTGCAGGTTGAACTCCGTTTCCTCCTGCGTGTGGGCCGTTACGTCGTGGATGGCGTTTCGGTCGAGCCACCAGCGGACCTGTCGTTCGCTCACGTGGGTCGGCATGGCACGGGTACGACGCCGGAAAAATAAAGGGTTGAGCCGGCAGCAGCCGTCGTTTTGATTGTGAGCGGCTGTCTACCGGCGGAGACCACTCGCAAATCGCCCGCCGTGTGAGCGAATCAGCGCGGGCCCGCTCAGGGGACGAACGCAACCCCGAACAGCGACAGCAGGATCACCAGCAGCGAGCCGGGGAAGCCCCCGATGGCGACGATAACGAGTGCGATCGGTGTGACGGCGACGTTGAGGCCGAACACCGCCTGTGCGAGGAACAGGACGAGGAGACCGACCACCGCGTTGACGATGAAGGGCCGAGCCGTCTGGATCAAGGTGGAGGCACCCAAGACGGCCGCGAGGACGAGGACCAACAGGAGGATCTCGAGACCAGTAACCATACGCGATACTAGCGCAGGACGATACAAAACGGTTCGGAACGGAACGAAACCCTTTATGATGTCCGCCCGAAAGAGTGAGTGCGGGATCGTGGGTTAGCCTGGTATACTTCGGGCCTTGGGTGCCCGTGACCCCGGTTCAAATCCGGGCGATCCCATATTACTGCCGCGAACAAATTCGTGAGCGGCGGCTATAGAATGAGTCCGGATTTGAATCAGGAAGTGAGGCGAGAGCGGAACGACCGTGGTTCTAATCCGAGCAAAAAGGGTATTCTCGAGCTATTTCAGTCCGAATCTTCGAGCCGGGAGGGTGGCTCGCAGGTGTGCTCTGGTGGGTGCTCGCGTGGCGGGCTGACCTGCCGTTTGGGCGGCAGGCCAATTGAGTGTGAGGGTGTAACACGGGTAAGTGCTGTCCCATCTTTGTTCGGGTTACCGGGGGCAGCGACAGGAGCGGATCGAATGGACCGGCGCTGAGACGTCCTCCGCGGCGGAAATCCGCTCGAGGCGTGAGTTGCAGCCGCCACCCGTCGGCAGATGACTCTCCCGCACTTCATTCAGGAATAGTGACGAGTACTCACGCCAGAGTCTCTCTAGACCGCTTTCCGGAATTCGTTTCTGCGAGCGCAGGCCCTTTTCACGTCACGTTCCAACCGTCGCGTATGCAGGAACCAGCCGATCCGGAGACGTGTCCGACCGCGAACGGCATGCCGATGCTCGGTCTCGGCACCTGGCAGAACGAAGACCCCGACGAGTGCGCCGACAGCGTCCGTACGGCCCTCGAGACGGGCTACCGCCACATCGACACCGCCCAGGCCTACGACAACGAAGAGGCCGTCGGCGATGGCATCGCCGCGGCCGACGTCGACCGCGAGGACATCTTCCTCGCCACCAAGGTCTGGATCGACAACCTCGAACACGACGACGTCCTCGAGACGACTCGCGAGAGTCTCGACCGACTCGGCGTCGACTACGTCGACTTGCTGTACGTCCACTGGCCGTCCCGCGAGTACGACGCCGAGGAAACCCTGTCGGCCTTCGACGAACTCTACGACGAGGGCCTGATCGAACGCGTCGGCGTCAGCAACTTCCTGCCCGAGCAGGTCGAGGAGGCCGTCGAGATCTGCGACGCCCCGATCTTCGCGAACCAGGTCGAACTCCATCCGATGCTGCCCCAGGAGGAGATCCGCGACGTCTGTGAGGCCCACGACATCGAGGTCGTCGGCTACTCGCCGCTGGCCCGCGGACAGGTGTTCGACCAGCCCGAAATCCAGGAGGTCGCCGCAAAACACGACGTCAGCGAAGCGCAGGTCAGCCTGGCCTGGGCCCGCGAGAAGGGCGTCACCGTGATTCCGAAGGCGACCGGCGAGGAACACATTCAGGACAACTTCGAATCGCTGACCCTCGAGCTGGACGCGGACGACATCGAGACGATCGACGCGATCGACAAAACCGATCGGCAGATCGATCCCGATTTCGCCCCCTGGAACTGATCGCGCCCGACGCAGTCGCCGTCACCAGCACCACTTCGCCACCGCAGTTCTCACGACGGCGGCGAGACCGCCGTCGGCTCACGGCGGATTCACGTCGCCGCTCGAGAACGGCCGGACAGTTCGTTTTTCCAGGCTACGGCTACAGATACCGAACAGCGGAGACACAGGGGAACGGCCACTCAGTCCTCGGAATCGAACTCGTCTTCCGTCTCGGTAGCGGCCGGCCCACCGCCGGTCGCGTCCTCGAGTAGTTCTTCGTTGACCTTGGTGAACGTCGTACTGCCACAGCGACAGCCGTCACGTCGGCCGATCGGCAGGATCGAGCCGTCCGACAGTTCGGTCGCTGCGTAGAGTGCACCACAGTGCGTACAGGCGGCGATCATCCGATCAGGATCGTCGCGTTCGTCCATCGCTGCGACGTGAGAACAGCGATTGCAAATAGCTGCTGTAACGACGGGAGGAGTAGCAGCCGTGTTGTGAGTAGCGTAACAACGTTCTGCAATCTGGAATTTCAAGCGCGGGACGACAGTTTCCTGCAAGCCGAACGATTTCCGGGGAGAACTGACAATTAGACGATCCATGTCGGTCCCCCGGATCGGAGTGAAACGGTGGCTGCTCAACGGGATCGTAATCACGATTCCGCTGGTCGTGACGCTCGTCGTATTGCTCGTCGTCTTCGATTTCGTCCTCGGCGTGCTCTCCCCGGTTATCGAAGGCGTGCTCTACGCCTGGCCGGACGAACCGCCGCGAGCGGTCGTGCAACTGATAACGCTTGCGTCGCTGTTCGGACTCTTTCTCGTGATCGGGTTCGTCGCGGAGTATACGCCCGGGAAGTACCTCTCTCAGCGCGTTCACCAGACGATGGAGACGATTCCCGGCGTGAGTACGGTCTACGAGAGCGTCCGCCGGGCCTCGAACATTCTCGTCGACGACGATACGGACCAGTTCAAGGAGGTAAAACTCGTCGAGTTTCCCCACCAGGGCGCGTACATGCTCGGCTTCCTCACGGCGGATACGCCGGACGACATCGAACACTCCGTCGACAGCGATGACATGATAACGATCATGGTCCCGCTCGGACCGAACCCGACGACGAACGGCTTCGTGATGCACATGCCCCGCGAGAACGTCCACGACGTCGACGTCACCGTGGAAGAAGCCGTCCGCTCGATCGCGACGCTCGGCGTCGCCTCGAACGGGTTCACGGAAGACGAGTGACACAGCCTAATTATTTCAGAAAGAGATACCAAAATGAATTGGCCGTACATACATAACTGAACGAACCGTATCGACATTCGTGGCCACGTGAACGACAGGGAACCGGACAGGACACGGCGTGTGTTCCCGACAGCGGTCGGGGACGACTTGTTCGACGTGGCCCGCCCTTTCGCGGCGCCGTCGCTAGCTACCCACCAGCGGCTCGGCCCCTCCTCGACAGAACTCGAGTCCGTACGTTAACCGGACCGCACCGAACGACGGCTGCGGCGTACTCCGCGACCAGTTTCGCCCTGCTTTGCGACCATTTATACCTATTGGCGCCCGTACCACAGTGCAATGGCGCAGGCGCAAGCGGGTAACTCCGAACTCGTCGATTCCTTCGAGCAGTTCTTCCGCAACTACTACGACAACGAGATCAAGCAGCTTGCGCAGCAGTACCCCAACGAGCAGCGATCGCTCCACGTCGACTGGCAGGATCTCTACCGGTACGATCCCGACCTTGCCGACGACTTCCTAAACCAGCCCGAGCAACTCCAGCGCTACGCCGAGGAGGCGCTGCGACTCTACGACCTCCCGATCGACGTCAGCCTCGGGCAGGCTCACGTCCGGGTCCGGAACCTACCCGAGACGGAGTCGCCCGAGATTCGGGAGATCCGGTCCCCCGACATGAACACGCTGGTCGAGGTTCGGGGAATCGTCCGCAAGGCCACCGACGTCCGGCCGAAAATCGAGGACGCCGCCTTCGAGTGCCAACTCTGTGGCACCCTGACGCGCGTTCCGCAATCCAGCGGCGACTTCCAGGAACCCCACGAGTGTCAGGGCTGTGAACGCCAGGGCCCGTTTCAGGTGAACTTCGACCAGTCCGAGTTCGTCGACTCCCAAAAGCTCCGCATTCAGGAGAGCCCCGAGGGCCTCCGCGGCGGGGAGACGCCCCAGTCGCTCGACGTCCACGTCGAGGACGACATCACCGGCGAGGTCACCCCCGGCGACCACGTCTCCGCGACCGGCGTCCTCCGCCTCGAGCAGCAGGGCGACGGGCAGGACAAGTCCCCCGTCTTCGACTTCTACATGGAGGGGATGTCCGTCGAGATCGAGGAGGAGCAGTTCGAGGACATGAACATCACGGACGAGGACAAAAAGGAGATCTACAACATCTCCAACCGGGACGACGTCTACGAGCAGATGATCGGCTCGATCGCGCCCTCGATCTACGGCTACGAGCAGGAGAAGCTCGCGATGATCCTCCAGCTGTTCTCGGGGGTCACGAAGCAGTTGCCCGACGGCTCGCGGATTCGCGGCGACCTGCACATGCTCCTGATCGGGGATCCGGGTACTGGTAAGTCCCAGATGCTGGGCTACATCCAGAACATCGCGCCCCGCTCCGTCTACACCTCGGGCAAAGGTAGCAGTTCGGCCGGTCTCACCGCCGCCGCCGTCCGCGACGACTTCGGCGACGGCCAGCAGTGGACCCTCGAGGCCGGCGCGCTCGTGCTCGCCGATCAGGGGATCGCGGCGGTCGACGAACTGGACAAGATGCGTCCGGAGGACCGCTCGGCGATGCACGAGGCCCTCGAGCAGCAGAAGATTTCGGTTTCGAAGGCGGGGATCAACGCCACCCTCAAGTCCCGCTGCTCGCTGTTGGGCGCGGCGAACCCCAAGTACGGCCGGTTCGACCAGTACGAACCAATCGGCGAACAGATCGACCTCGAGCCGGCCCTTATCTCGCGATTCGACCTCATCTTCACGGTGACGGACCAGCCCGACGAGGAGAAGGACAAGAACCTCGCCGAGCACATCCTCACCACCAACTACGCCGGCGAACTGACGACCCAACGCGAGCAGATGACCTCGCTCGAGGTCAGCAACGACGAGATCGACGAGATGACCGAGCAGGTCGACCCCGAGATCGATGCCGAACTCCTCCGGAAGTACATCGCCTTCGCGAAGCAGAACTGTCACCCGCGGATGACCGAGGCAGCCCGCGAAGCGATCCGGGACTTCTACGTCGATCTGCGCTCGAAGGGAACCGACGAGGACGCACCCGTCCCCGTGACGGCCCGAAAACTCGAGGCGCTCGTCCGACTCTCAGAGGCCAGCGCCCGCGTGCGACTCTCGGATACGGTCGAAGAGTCCGACGCGAACCGGGTCATCGAGATCGTTCGCTCCTGTCTGCAGGACATCGGCGTCGACCCCGAGACGGGAGAGTTCGACGCCGACATCGTCGAGGCCGGCACCTCGAAGTCCCAGCGCGACCGGATCAAGAACCTCAAACAGCTCATCAGCGACATCGAGGAGGAGTACGACGACGGCGCGCCGGTCGATATCGTCCTCGAGCGAGCCGAAGAGGTCGGCATGGACCAGTCCAAGGCCGAACACGAGATCGACAAGCTCAAACAGAAAGGCGAGGTCTACGAGCCGAGTACGGATACGCTGCGGACGACGTAAATCGACGCGAGCGTCGGTGCTTCTCCGTCCGTTGCTCTTTTCGCTTCGACTGAACTGGCGCCGTCGCGACCCGGCCCGGCTTTCGCGCGGAGAATCGAGTTCGTTTCGAACCGGCGAGTCGAATCGAAGACGAGATACTA includes these proteins:
- a CDS encoding DUF502 domain-containing protein; the encoded protein is MSVPRIGVKRWLLNGIVITIPLVVTLVVLLVVFDFVLGVLSPVIEGVLYAWPDEPPRAVVQLITLASLFGLFLVIGFVAEYTPGKYLSQRVHQTMETIPGVSTVYESVRRASNILVDDDTDQFKEVKLVEFPHQGAYMLGFLTADTPDDIEHSVDSDDMITIMVPLGPNPTTNGFVMHMPRENVHDVDVTVEEAVRSIATLGVASNGFTEDE
- a CDS encoding DEAD/DEAH box helicase produces the protein MSKQVQQVETIFCHETGDDYLIVVQRDGERLFRAKLVLSETSAGPRPAKFRLKQGSSEEPRQPDEFIELARRAKRIRISEQTSPEKRREFTEMLAGYQLEDKAKAVRTCRYCASAGRYSPITTETAVKDDNDWICQDCARQELERQLSFSGGGAVTGAAKERLEDLMLEVQDLERIVNLLKGQLDPDLTKFDTISATTDEIDPVPVDSLNLHPGLQNLLEDRFETLLPVQSLSVENGLFDGDDQMVVSATATGKTLVGEMAGINRVLNGKGKMLFLVPLVALANQKYEDFQDEYGHLVDVSIRVGASRIADNGNQFDPNADVIVGTYEGIDHALRTGKDMGDIGTVVIDEVHTLKEEDRGHRLDGLISRLKYTCEQRAKRRDDYGGAQWIYLSATVGNPEQLADALESKLIEFEERPVPIERHVTFADGQEKVRIENKLVKREFDTKSSKGYRGQTIIFTNSRRRCHEISRKLEYSSAPYHAGLDYKRRKKVERQFGEQELSAVVTTAALAAGVDFPASQVVFDSLAMGIEWLSVQEFHQMLGRAGRPDYHDKGKVYVLVEPDCAYHNSMEGTEDEIAFKLLKGEMESVMTHYDEAAAVEETLANIAVGGKTAKALNDRMLGEVPTKHAIGKLLQYDFIDGFEPTPLGQVVTQHFLEPGEAFTLVDGIRKDAHPYDLVADIELRDDDL
- a CDS encoding aldo/keto reductase; the protein is MQEPADPETCPTANGMPMLGLGTWQNEDPDECADSVRTALETGYRHIDTAQAYDNEEAVGDGIAAADVDREDIFLATKVWIDNLEHDDVLETTRESLDRLGVDYVDLLYVHWPSREYDAEETLSAFDELYDEGLIERVGVSNFLPEQVEEAVEICDAPIFANQVELHPMLPQEEIRDVCEAHDIEVVGYSPLARGQVFDQPEIQEVAAKHDVSEAQVSLAWAREKGVTVIPKATGEEHIQDNFESLTLELDADDIETIDAIDKTDRQIDPDFAPWN
- a CDS encoding minichromosome maintenance protein MCM, coding for MAQAQAGNSELVDSFEQFFRNYYDNEIKQLAQQYPNEQRSLHVDWQDLYRYDPDLADDFLNQPEQLQRYAEEALRLYDLPIDVSLGQAHVRVRNLPETESPEIREIRSPDMNTLVEVRGIVRKATDVRPKIEDAAFECQLCGTLTRVPQSSGDFQEPHECQGCERQGPFQVNFDQSEFVDSQKLRIQESPEGLRGGETPQSLDVHVEDDITGEVTPGDHVSATGVLRLEQQGDGQDKSPVFDFYMEGMSVEIEEEQFEDMNITDEDKKEIYNISNRDDVYEQMIGSIAPSIYGYEQEKLAMILQLFSGVTKQLPDGSRIRGDLHMLLIGDPGTGKSQMLGYIQNIAPRSVYTSGKGSSSAGLTAAAVRDDFGDGQQWTLEAGALVLADQGIAAVDELDKMRPEDRSAMHEALEQQKISVSKAGINATLKSRCSLLGAANPKYGRFDQYEPIGEQIDLEPALISRFDLIFTVTDQPDEEKDKNLAEHILTTNYAGELTTQREQMTSLEVSNDEIDEMTEQVDPEIDAELLRKYIAFAKQNCHPRMTEAAREAIRDFYVDLRSKGTDEDAPVPVTARKLEALVRLSEASARVRLSDTVEESDANRVIEIVRSCLQDIGVDPETGEFDADIVEAGTSKSQRDRIKNLKQLISDIEEEYDDGAPVDIVLERAEEVGMDQSKAEHEIDKLKQKGEVYEPSTDTLRTT
- a CDS encoding pro-sigmaK processing inhibitor BofA family protein, coding for MVTGLEILLLVLVLAAVLGASTLIQTARPFIVNAVVGLLVLFLAQAVFGLNVAVTPIALVIVAIGGFPGSLLVILLSLFGVAFVP
- a CDS encoding methyl-accepting chemotaxis protein; translated protein: MTLNPWEFVPGVRRRYALRFVAALVVVVLVVGVFGGIIYAHTGAELEDDVESQLVSDAQKDATRLDTWFGSTERYVESLARSTAFRNDDRIVVADSLHRMTDRTAFDGAYYVDTETGAVDAQSGTDALLEDGNVRDPVDERIATALEGSSQVAFSEPFEAEDGRSAMLVVSKVPGGSGHAVVGVIGLESLSRYMIGTDATDDVVVVDQSGTVVLAGDRSLLLQDDALDPTAIEGDAGTTSFDAGDTETVAGYATLETDQRDWTLTTRVPASEAYSLQSDISNQILLMIGVVFGSMLLLGATVGRNTAGSLRHLSERAAAIEDGDLAEPVESDRSDELGELHRSIDRMRRSLRDRLEEAERERERAESALADAEQAREEAERARSESEAFSRRLEETADDYGEAMRACAAGDLTRRLEPDDESEAMATIAAEFNAMMDDIEATIAATRAFADAVDEAADSTAEGVVEVRSASEQVATSVQQIADGADRQSGQLTTMGGEIDDLSTTTEEIAATASDVATLAERTAETGSAAREAATSAIDGMNAIEDEAAAAVDEVEQLEAEIDAIDELLEFIREVAQETNMLALNANIEAARADAGDAGFTVVADEVKSLAEDTQGAADDVEERLERVRRQAEQVATVVRQTDARIGDHRGAVEDAIGSIEEISEYAAETNDGIQQISSATQQQAAATQEIVSMADDVTAISEETSAEAQTAAAAAEEQTSSLTDVSHTATALSEQARELADAVGKFEVSAEPDTIADPDSPLPAADAADDAATPDADAAVIDVEAQPPSAAVAVDEHDAPDESNADDGDGPSEEPTSAAEPDSYSDSDSDSDSGSNTDSDADPDGSNTFTWSE